The genomic region CGATTCAACGCTATTTCCTCTGGTCCAAAGCTCTCGAGCTGAACCTGGGCGGCGCCACACGTCAGCTGGCGCGCCTGGGTCGCGACATGGCGAGGACCGGTCCACAGGAGCAGGTATGAGTTCGCTTCGATTCGCAGACGTGAAGGTGGGGCAGGAGTTGCCCCCGCTCGATGTTCCCCTGACTGCCGCCATCATCGTCGGTGGAGCGATCGCTTCGCGCGACTTCACTCCCGTGCATCACGACCGCGGCGCCGCCCAGGCCCAGGGGTTGAACAACGTGATCATGAACATCCTGACCACCAACGGCTACATCGGACGTTTCGTCACCGACTGGGCGGGTCCGGATGCCACACTCACAGGCGTGAAGATTCGACTGGGTGCGCCGAATCTGCCCGGGGATGTGATGAAAATGAGCGGAACCGTCCAGACCGCAGAACAGGGTGTGGTCGAGGTCGCTGTCGTGGGAAAGAACGCCTGGGGAAACCACGTGGAGGGCACGGTCACCCTGACCCTGCCGCTGGAGAACTGAGATGCCCACGACCCTGAAAGACGAAGCCGCGATCATCGGTATCGGTCAGACCGAGTACTCCAAGAACTCGGGAGTATCGGAACTCTCGCTCGCGGTCGAGTGCGTTTCCAAGGCGATCGAAGATGCGGGGATCGACCCGAGTGAGGTCGATGGCCTGACCAGTTTCACACTCGATACGAACGACGAAGTCGACATCGCGCGCGCGGTCGGGATTGGCGACGTGACGTTCTACAGTCGCATCCCGTACGGAGGTGGCGC from bacterium harbors:
- a CDS encoding acyl dehydratase; protein product: MSSLRFADVKVGQELPPLDVPLTAAIIVGGAIASRDFTPVHHDRGAAQAQGLNNVIMNILTTNGYIGRFVTDWAGPDATLTGVKIRLGAPNLPGDVMKMSGTVQTAEQGVVEVAVVGKNAWGNHVEGTVTLTLPLEN
- a CDS encoding lipid-transfer protein, with the translated sequence MPTTLKDEAAIIGIGQTEYSKNSGVSELSLAVECVSKAIEDAGIDPSEVDGLTSFTLDTNDEVDIARAVGIGDVTFYSRIPYGGGA